The sequence AGCCGTATATATGTACAGAACTTCAGTCCAGTGTTCATCTGAATTCCACAGTTTGAACAATCTAGCACAAAGTTTCCATAAAATGGTTCATAGTGCTAGTTATATTATGTATATGTAATTTCTGAACATGAAGTGTGTGCTTGATCCTTTTGATTTCTTTTAGTGCAAATATGAATCTTTAATTTTCTCAATAAGCAACAAATGAAATCTGGTACAGAGTGTACACTGAGTACAAAGTGAACATTCTCAAAGCATTGTGAATAGCAATTGCATGGTGAAGCTTTCTTGGCTTAATGTCAGGAAAGTGTTCTGGGGTATCTTTTTTTCATTGACACCAAAAAGGATATATAATAGGGTTTATCTTTGAGTTTGTAAGCCTGAATCTTGTATACAATTTATTTTATCTAGTAATGTATGATATCTAATATGTTCCTCCATTTCCCTTTGTGCAATGCAGTCTAGCGGGCGTATGCTTATACCACTGAACATGCCTGCTGATGCGCCGATTTATGtgaatgcaaagcaatatgaaggCATCCTTCGTCGCCGTCGTGCTCGCGCCAAGGCAGAGAAGGAGAATAGGCTGGTCAAGGCCAGAAAGGTATGGCTCGCCttctcaagtactccctccgttccaaaatagatgactcaagtttgtactacaaacttgagtcatctattttggaacggagggagtataaaacaggGGACGTTTATTCCACCATGGCATGCAATGCAAATGTTCATCTTTCTTTCGCACTCATGTGAGTGCTTTCTGCAATGCAGCCATATCTTCACGAGTCACGCCATCTTCATGCAATGCGCCGTGCGAGAGGCTCCGGTGGACGCTTCCTCAACACTAAGAAAGAGACCAATGGAAAAGACACTGGTGTTGGGAGCAAGGCGATGGCCGGTAACCCGCTTATGCGCCCAGCTGCATCTCTCAGTTCAGAGATCCAGCACTCTGAGCAGGGAAACCGAAGCAGTGTCTCCAGCCTGTCTGGCTCAGAGGTGACAAGCCTGTATGATCATGAAGATGTGGACCATTACCACAACTTTGAGCACCTCCGGACACACTTCTTCACCCCGCTCCCGAGCATCATGGACGGCGAGCATGGGGCCGGCAACCCCTTCAAGTGGGCAGCAGCCTCCGATGGCTGCTGCAACCTCCTCAAAGCATGACTTGAGGGGGTGACGGGCAGCCGAAATATCAAGAGATGGCGCAAACCGGCAGCATCTGCCGGCATTGTGTCCAGCTCCAGGGCAGGGGTCTGTCCCTGCCGTCATCTGGCTGTCCGCGGGCAATTCATTCTTGGCTCATGGCATCGGTAGTGCTTTCGCTCATCGCCTACTTGTCCTCGAAACTTCAGTGCTAGTTTCCAGGACCCTGTGGTGAGTGGAACACCCCCTTTGCCATACAAAATATTATCTAGGTAAGTGCTGCTGCTTGCTACCATCATCTGACCGTTTCGTGGTAGCAGGTTTAAgtttgtatttgaataaatgtctGAAACTTCAGACTAGTTGGAATGGTACTGGAACTGGAGTTTGTATGAAGTATTGTATCCCTTTTGTTTGGAGAAGTATTGGAGTATGTTAAGTAGACTTGGTGATGTGTTGTAATAGTTGGCTTGAAGGTTCTGCGTGTAGACTTGGTTTGTTTGTACTCTGGTGTTTTAACACCTGAATTCAGTGATGTACTGAGACTTGGCATGGTTTGTGAAACTCTTTATGCATGGTAAATTCCACTTGCTTCACACCTGGAACTGCCAATTTGCAAGAAGGCATTGCTGTTTGCTTGATCGGAAACTCGAGGAAAGTGAATTTGTTTTGGCTAGCTCTTTGTGATATAAATagtaacagttttgctaaagcacattaagatgtgccataagtattgcacatctaagtcatatatTCGTGTGGgtacttcctttttttcttttcatttttcctgTTATGCTTGATTGACTTGAGATTTGTgtgggttttttcttttttttcttttcctttttcttgttaTGCTTGATTGAGTCACTCAAATGTGCAATAACTATGGCATATCTTGATGTGCCCTAGACAGATCCTGAGAAAAATAAATCATAAACAATTACAGATATTTCAAACAAATACCAA comes from Triticum aestivum cultivar Chinese Spring chromosome 5B, IWGSC CS RefSeq v2.1, whole genome shotgun sequence and encodes:
- the LOC123110226 gene encoding nuclear transcription factor Y subunit A-10, producing MMSFKNHHEGFAGQQLLAAAAAAASQVSGGAPLPWWVGSQLLYGEPMGHGKAPPAVPMSMSPPEDACRDGQFQVVPRAQALLDAVPLPMGERGIPEALKFSMAHGKGGNSSEHSAPITLQSPFTEYNDHFELGLGQSVISSNYYSDQQYGLLSSYGMRSASSGRMLIPLNMPADAPIYVNAKQYEGILRRRRARAKAEKENRLVKARKPYLHESRHLHAMRRARGSGGRFLNTKKETNGKDTGVGSKAMAGNPLMRPAASLSSEIQHSEQGNRSSVSSLSGSEVTSLYDHEDVDHYHNFEHLRTHFFTPLPSIMDGEHGAGNPFKWAAASDGCCNLLKA